One window of the Thermodesulfobacteriota bacterium genome contains the following:
- a CDS encoding GNAT family N-acetyltransferase: METNAEGAEDCAVAPVTLPELAELWRGGGLDWDCLFVLPPWLEAWSETLGRGETPVLRAVRQGGRLLGVAPLRRRGDRASFLGSPDVCDYQDFVLARDGPTAAPAFFRALLGHLEGLGVRQLDLGALRPDAAARRFLPDAAEAAGWEVAWAPDGVAVELDLPATWEAFLARLDKKERHEVRRKLRRLERTGQVRYRRAAPGEAAGEGGERFLRFFAGYREDKASFLTPGREAFFRRLLAATAREGLAELAFLEVGGEPVAGVLCFSYRDATYLYNNGYDPSWEHLSVGFASKVWSIRESIGRGARRYDLLKGDEAYKLRLGGRRVPLVRCLLTRP; this comes from the coding sequence ATGGAGACCAACGCCGAAGGAGCCGAGGACTGCGCCGTCGCCCCAGTGACCTTGCCGGAGCTGGCGGAGCTCTGGCGCGGCGGCGGGCTCGACTGGGACTGTCTCTTCGTCCTGCCCCCCTGGCTCGAGGCATGGTCCGAGACCCTCGGGAGGGGCGAGACGCCGGTCCTGCGGGCGGTGCGGCAGGGGGGACGGCTCCTGGGGGTCGCCCCCCTGCGCCGCCGGGGCGACAGGGCCTCGTTCCTGGGCAGCCCCGACGTGTGCGACTACCAGGATTTCGTCCTGGCCCGGGATGGCCCGACGGCGGCCCCGGCCTTCTTCCGGGCGCTCCTGGGGCACCTCGAAGGGCTCGGGGTGCGGCAACTGGACCTGGGGGCGCTGCGCCCGGATGCTGCGGCGCGCCGGTTCCTTCCGGACGCGGCCGAGGCGGCGGGGTGGGAGGTCGCTTGGGCGCCGGACGGGGTCGCGGTGGAGCTCGACCTTCCCGCGACCTGGGAGGCGTTCCTTGCCCGCCTCGACAAGAAGGAGCGCCACGAGGTGCGCCGCAAGCTGCGGCGGCTCGAACGGACGGGCCAGGTGCGCTATCGCCGCGCAGCACCTGGGGAGGCGGCCGGGGAGGGGGGCGAGCGCTTCCTGCGGTTCTTTGCCGGGTACCGGGAGGACAAGGCGTCGTTCCTCACCCCGGGGCGGGAGGCCTTCTTCCGGCGCCTCCTGGCGGCCACGGCCCGGGAAGGGCTCGCCGAGCTGGCCTTTCTCGAGGTCGGTGGAGAGCCGGTGGCGGGGGTCCTGTGCTTCTCCTACCGGGACGCCACCTACCTGTACAACAACGGATACGATCCGTCCTGGGAGCACCTGAGCGTGGGGTTTGCGAGCAAGGTGTGGAGCATTCGGGAGAGCATCGGCCGTGGGGCGCGCCGCTACGACCTCCTCAAGGGCGACGAGGCGTACAAGCTGCGCCTCGGCGGCCGGCGGGTCCCCCTGGTGCGCTGCCTCCTGACGCGGCCCTGA